In Ovis aries strain OAR_USU_Benz2616 breed Rambouillet chromosome 14, ARS-UI_Ramb_v3.0, whole genome shotgun sequence, a single genomic region encodes these proteins:
- the DDX19A gene encoding ATP-dependent RNA helicase DDX19A isoform X1: MATDSWALAVDEQEAAVKSMSNLQIKEEKVKPDTNGVIKTNATPEKTDEEEKEDRAAQSLLNKLIRSNLVDNTNQVEVLQRDPNSPLYSVKSFEELRLKPQLLQGVYAMGFNRPSKIQENALPMMLAEPPQNLIAQSQSGTGKTAAFVLAMLSRVEPAERYPQCLCLSPTYELALQTGKVIEQMGKFHPELKLAYAVRGNKLERGQKISEHIVIGTPGTVLDWCSKLKFIDPKKIKVFVLDEADVMIATQGHQDQSIRIQRMLPRNCQMLLFSATFEDSVWKFAQKVVPDPNIIKLKREEETLDTIKQYYVLCNSRDEKFQALCNIYGAITIAQAMIFCHTRKTASWLAAELSKEGHQVALLSGEMVVEQRAAVIERFREGKEKVLVTTNVCARGIDVEQVSVVINFDLPVDKDGNPDNETYLHRIGRTGRFGKRGLAVNMVDSKHSMNILNRIQEHFNKKIERLDTDDLDEIEKIAN; encoded by the exons ATGGCCACCGACTCGTGGGCCCTGGCAGTGGACGAGCAGGAAGCGGCTGTCAAGTCG ATGAGTAATTTGCAGATTAAGGAAGAAAAAGTCAAACCAGATACCAATG GTGTTATCAAAACCAATGCCACTCCAGAGAAAAcagatgaagaagagaaag AGGACAGAGCCGCCCAGTCCTTACTCAACAAGCTGATCAGAAGCAACCTTGTCGACAACACCAACCAAGTGGAAGTCCTGCAGCGGGATCCCAACTCCCCACTCTACTCAGTCAAGTCCTTCGAGGAGCTTCGGCT GAAACCAcagcttctccagggagtctATGCCATGGGCTTCAATCGGCCATCCAAGATACAAGAGAATGCCTTACCCATGATGCTTGCTGAGCC CCCGCAGAACCTGATTGCCCAGTCGCAGTCGGGTACTGGTAAAACGGCTGCCTTCGTCCTGGCCATGCTCAGCCGGGTGGAGCCAGCAGAGAGGTACCCGCAG TGTCTGTGCCTCTCCCCGACGTACGAGCTGGCGCTCCAGACAGGAAAAGTGATTGAACAAATGGGCAAATTTCATCCAGAACTGAAGCTTGCTTACGCTGTTCGAGGCAATAAAT TGGAAAGAGGTCAGAAAATCAGTGAGCACATTGTCATTGGCACCCCGGGGACCGTTCTGGACTGGTGCTCCAAGCTCAAGTTCATCGACCCCAAGAAGATCAAGGTGTTTGTTCTGGACGAGGCTGACGTGATGATAGCCACTCAGGGCCACCAAGATCAGAGCATCCGCATCCAGAG GATGCTGCCCAGGAACTGCCAGATGCTGCTTTTCTCTGCCACCTTTGAAGACTCTGTCTGGAAATTTGCCCAGAAAGTAGTGCCCGACCCGAACATCATCAAACTGAAGCGTGAGGAGGAGACACTGGACACCATCAAGCAGTATTACGTCCTGTGCAACAGCAGAGACGAGAAGTTCCAGGCCTTATGTAATATCTACGGGGCCATCACCATTGCTCAAGCCATGATCTTCTGCCAT ACCCGCAAAACAGCTAGCTGGCTGGCCGCGGAGCTCTCAAAAGAAGGCCACCAGGTGGCTCTGCTGAGCGGTGAAATGGTGGTGGAGCAGAGGGCCGCAGTGATTGAGCGCTTCCGAGAGGGCAAAGAGAAGGTTCTGGTCACCACCAACGTGTGTGCCCGCG GGATCGACGTGGAGCAGGTGTCTGTCGTCATCAACTTTGACCTCCCGGTGGACAAGGACGGGAACCCGGACAACGAGACCTACCTGCACCGGATCGGGCGCACCGGCCGCTTTGGCAAGCGGGGCCTGGCGGTGAACATGGTGGACAGCAAGCACAGCATGAACATCCTGAACAGAATCCAGGAGCATTTCA ataagaaaatagaaagactGGACACGGATGACTTGGACGAGATTGAGAAGATAGCCAACTGA
- the DDX19A gene encoding ATP-dependent RNA helicase DDX19A isoform X2 produces MSGTFLIRKPQLLQGVYAMGFNRPSKIQENALPMMLAEPPQNLIAQSQSGTGKTAAFVLAMLSRVEPAERYPQCLCLSPTYELALQTGKVIEQMGKFHPELKLAYAVRGNKLERGQKISEHIVIGTPGTVLDWCSKLKFIDPKKIKVFVLDEADVMIATQGHQDQSIRIQRMLPRNCQMLLFSATFEDSVWKFAQKVVPDPNIIKLKREEETLDTIKQYYVLCNSRDEKFQALCNIYGAITIAQAMIFCHTRKTASWLAAELSKEGHQVALLSGEMVVEQRAAVIERFREGKEKVLVTTNVCARGIDVEQVSVVINFDLPVDKDGNPDNETYLHRIGRTGRFGKRGLAVNMVDSKHSMNILNRIQEHFNKKIERLDTDDLDEIEKIAN; encoded by the exons ATGTCAGGAACATTTCTTATTAG GAAACCAcagcttctccagggagtctATGCCATGGGCTTCAATCGGCCATCCAAGATACAAGAGAATGCCTTACCCATGATGCTTGCTGAGCC CCCGCAGAACCTGATTGCCCAGTCGCAGTCGGGTACTGGTAAAACGGCTGCCTTCGTCCTGGCCATGCTCAGCCGGGTGGAGCCAGCAGAGAGGTACCCGCAG TGTCTGTGCCTCTCCCCGACGTACGAGCTGGCGCTCCAGACAGGAAAAGTGATTGAACAAATGGGCAAATTTCATCCAGAACTGAAGCTTGCTTACGCTGTTCGAGGCAATAAAT TGGAAAGAGGTCAGAAAATCAGTGAGCACATTGTCATTGGCACCCCGGGGACCGTTCTGGACTGGTGCTCCAAGCTCAAGTTCATCGACCCCAAGAAGATCAAGGTGTTTGTTCTGGACGAGGCTGACGTGATGATAGCCACTCAGGGCCACCAAGATCAGAGCATCCGCATCCAGAG GATGCTGCCCAGGAACTGCCAGATGCTGCTTTTCTCTGCCACCTTTGAAGACTCTGTCTGGAAATTTGCCCAGAAAGTAGTGCCCGACCCGAACATCATCAAACTGAAGCGTGAGGAGGAGACACTGGACACCATCAAGCAGTATTACGTCCTGTGCAACAGCAGAGACGAGAAGTTCCAGGCCTTATGTAATATCTACGGGGCCATCACCATTGCTCAAGCCATGATCTTCTGCCAT ACCCGCAAAACAGCTAGCTGGCTGGCCGCGGAGCTCTCAAAAGAAGGCCACCAGGTGGCTCTGCTGAGCGGTGAAATGGTGGTGGAGCAGAGGGCCGCAGTGATTGAGCGCTTCCGAGAGGGCAAAGAGAAGGTTCTGGTCACCACCAACGTGTGTGCCCGCG GGATCGACGTGGAGCAGGTGTCTGTCGTCATCAACTTTGACCTCCCGGTGGACAAGGACGGGAACCCGGACAACGAGACCTACCTGCACCGGATCGGGCGCACCGGCCGCTTTGGCAAGCGGGGCCTGGCGGTGAACATGGTGGACAGCAAGCACAGCATGAACATCCTGAACAGAATCCAGGAGCATTTCA ataagaaaatagaaagactGGACACGGATGACTTGGACGAGATTGAGAAGATAGCCAACTGA